DNA from Acetobacter aceti NBRC 14818:
AGTTCCTTGTGTCATGAGCGCGGTCTCTGCAGAAGGTCTGGTATTGCCGGGCCGGTTGAAGGGGCTGGGGCAAAACAGTGTCGAGGGCATTGCGGAGCAGATTCTCAGGCTTCATGATGAGCCGGAAACATCCGATGAGCTTGGGCGCACGGAACTGCGTCTGATCCGTGAACAGTTTTCCGTAGCAAATGTCGATCGCTGCTTCAGCCAGGCTTTGGGAGTGAAGCTCGTATCTTCGGATATCATCAGTATGGCTGGCTAAGATCTACAGTCAGCTGATACGTCCGTCATTCTCTGTTTGCTTCATGCCGTTTTTCCCCTAACAGGGAAAAACGGCATTTGCATTTCAAGGTGCAATCACAGGGTGCTGTGACCTGAGTATTCTGCGTAAGCGCACCTGTGCATCGGTCTACGGGTTACAGATTTCTCCGCTGCGATCGCCTTCTTTCGGACCCTGCGAACACAGATCGTAATCCTTGCCTTCCCGATCCGAGGGCGCACGATAGGTGTAAGGGTGTTTCCAGGGATCCAGTGGAACGGTTCCACCCTTCAGATAGGGGCCATTCCAGCTTTCAGCGCCGGACGGGCGATGGATTAAAGCGTCGAGACCATCTTCCGTTGAAGGATAGCTACCGGCATCCAGTTTGTACATGTCGAGGACCGTTCCGATGCGGGCTATGGATTGCTGGGCGACAGACAGTCTGGCTCCGCCGAGTTGGCGCAGGGCGGCAGGGGCTACAAGTCCGACAAGAAGTCCGAGTATCGCCAGAACGACCAGAATTTCCAGAAGGGTGAAGCCGGCATCATCCCGGTCGGTATGGTTTTCAACGTGTGACATTTTTGTGCCAGAGCTTTCGCTGTTCGATCATGATGCGTTAGTAGACGCACTCGCTATCTTCGGAACAGCGTCGGTATATTAAACAAAAATGAAATTTGGGCTGCAAGCGTTCGCTATGGCCTGTTTCAGGAAAGGTCTTCATGCCCGCCCCTTTGCTTGCGTGTATGGTTGCCGCTGCAATCCGCTATGACATTCCTCCCCGTGTCCTGCCCACCATATGGGAGGTGGAACGAGGCGCGAACGGCGTGGTTAGCCGCAACAAGGATGGCTCCTCGGATATGGGGCTCATGCAGATCAATACCCGATGGATACAGCCGATCATGGAGCTGACCCGCATGCCCGCCGTTCAGGTGGCGGCGCGTCTGGTGTCGGACGGATGTTTCAATATCGCTGCGTCCGCCATGATCATGCGAACATATCTGAATGAAACGCATGGGGATCTGATGAAGGCGGTGGGCAATTATCATTCACATACGCCCATGCTGAATGAGGCCTATCAGAAAAAGGTCATGGAGCAGGCATGGAAGCTGTTTCCGGCGCGGGCAAGTAACTGATTTTTATAATATTATATGCTCATAAATGCATGATGGATTGAAGCTTTCCATTCCGTGCAGGAAATAAAAAAACATGTAATATCAGGCTGACCTGTGAGAGCGCATGCTCTCTGGATGCAAGACGGAGCTGATATGCAGCATGATGTCCAGAACTCCTACCCACCGTCACTCTGGTATGACACTGCAGGACCGGTACCGGTTTTCGACCAACTGACCGGATACGACCGTCATTATGATGTAGCGATTGTGGGTGGCGGCTATACCGGGCTTTCCACTGCGCTCCATCTTGCGGAAAAAGGTATCAGCTGCGCTGTGCTGGAAAGTCATGGCATTGGCTGGGGCGCTTCAGGGAGAAACGGCGGTCAGGTTATCGCAGGACTGAAGTATGATCCGGATGACCTGATTGCACATTTCGGCACTGATCTCGGCAATGCCATGATCAGGAGCACTGGGGGTGCCGCCAATACCGTTTTCGATTTGATTGCGCGTTATCACATTGCCTGCAATGCGGTGCATAACGGCTGGATTCAGGCCGCCCACTGTGAAAAGGCCCTGGCAAAATTGCGGATCAAGGCGGCCCAGTGGGCTGCCCGGGGAACGGCAACCGAGATCCTGGATGCGAAACGTATTGCTGATCTGACGGGAGCGCAGACTTATTGCGGTGGCTGGCTCGATCCACGAGGCGGGAAAATTCAGCCATTGATGTATGCTTTCGGGCTGGCGAAAGCTGCCGCCTCTCAGGGAACGGATATTTTTGTTAACAGTGCTGTCAAAACCATGCTGCGGTCGGCTGGCCGATGGCGGCTTGGAACGGCGCAGGGCAATCTGATCGCCAAACAGGTTGTGCTGGCGACGAATGGTTATACGGACGGTCTGTGGCCTCAGTTACAGGAAACTGTTGTCCCGGCTTATTCCATTCAGGTCTCAACGGAGCCGCTGGCGCCGGAGATAAGAAAAACCATTCTGCCGGACGGACAGGGACTTTCGGAAACGCGTCGTATTCTGCGGTACAGTCAGGTCGATGCACATGGACGGTTGGTTATGGGAACGCGTGGTCCTGCACACGATCAGGCCACTTACAAAGACGCCGCAACGCTTGTGAAGGCCATGCATGAGCTTTTCCCGCAAATTGGCAGGCCACGTCTTGATCATGTCTGGGTTGGACGGGTGGGCATGACAGCTGACCATTTCCCGCATTTGCATCAACCTGCGGAGGGTGTGCATGCGGCATTGGGCTATAATGGTCGGGGTATCGCCATGGCGACCGTAATGGGACGCATGCTGGCGCAGAGAGTGCTGGGGGCTTCTGCGCTGGAGATCGGTTTTCCTATAACACCGCTTAAACCAATCGCTCTCCACCGTTTTTCGGATATCGGAGTGCAGGCTTATGGGCGGTGGTATGGCCTTCTGGACAGGTTGAAAGTCTGAAACAACTGCTGAGAAAGCTATGTGACGTCTGCATCTTGTGAGTGCCTGTTGCAGATATAAAAATATGGAGATGACAGAATAAGAGAATAAAAAAATCGGTAACGTTTTATTTAGCGCATTAATGCAGGATCCTGAGGAAACAAAATCCCTCGTGGGAACGTTGACTTAAGGGTGCCTGAAAATGTCGTTGCATTGGCTGCTGTACGTCGCGCCAGCACGTAAGAAAATCTACTATGTCATGGCAGCTCCGATTGCTCTGTCCATAATGGAACTGGGGACAAGCCTGTTCTGGCTGCGGACGGGGGTAATTGCCAAAGCGGATTCGTTTCTGGTCGCTGGAAGTGCTGTCCAGCTTTTGTTTTTTGTGCTGGTGACGTATGTCCTTGTGCAAACTATGGTAGCTCCTTTTGAAAAAATTGTTTCTGCAACGGAGCAAATTGCTTCAGGTGACCTTGATGCCACTATTCCGTATCAGCAGGCCAAAGACTGCATAGGTCGTCTTGCAAAGGCTCTCACATGTTTTCGTGATCAGGCGCTGGAGAATGTTCGTCGTCATCAGGGGGCGCTTGAGCAGTCGCAGGCGGCCGCCGCCAAGCAGAAAGAGTTTGCCGCAAAAAGCAATGAGATGCAGCAGCG
Protein-coding regions in this window:
- the gspG gene encoding type II secretion system major pseudopilin GspG — protein: MSHVENHTDRDDAGFTLLEILVVLAILGLLVGLVAPAALRQLGGARLSVAQQSIARIGTVLDMYKLDAGSYPSTEDGLDALIHRPSGAESWNGPYLKGGTVPLDPWKHPYTYRAPSDREGKDYDLCSQGPKEGDRSGEICNP
- a CDS encoding lytic transglycosylase domain-containing protein — encoded protein: MPAPLLACMVAAAIRYDIPPRVLPTIWEVERGANGVVSRNKDGSSDMGLMQINTRWIQPIMELTRMPAVQVAARLVSDGCFNIAASAMIMRTYLNETHGDLMKAVGNYHSHTPMLNEAYQKKVMEQAWKLFPARASN
- a CDS encoding NAD(P)/FAD-dependent oxidoreductase — protein: MQHDVQNSYPPSLWYDTAGPVPVFDQLTGYDRHYDVAIVGGGYTGLSTALHLAEKGISCAVLESHGIGWGASGRNGGQVIAGLKYDPDDLIAHFGTDLGNAMIRSTGGAANTVFDLIARYHIACNAVHNGWIQAAHCEKALAKLRIKAAQWAARGTATEILDAKRIADLTGAQTYCGGWLDPRGGKIQPLMYAFGLAKAAASQGTDIFVNSAVKTMLRSAGRWRLGTAQGNLIAKQVVLATNGYTDGLWPQLQETVVPAYSIQVSTEPLAPEIRKTILPDGQGLSETRRILRYSQVDAHGRLVMGTRGPAHDQATYKDAATLVKAMHELFPQIGRPRLDHVWVGRVGMTADHFPHLHQPAEGVHAALGYNGRGIAMATVMGRMLAQRVLGASALEIGFPITPLKPIALHRFSDIGVQAYGRWYGLLDRLKV